A section of the Eublepharis macularius isolate TG4126 chromosome 1, MPM_Emac_v1.0, whole genome shotgun sequence genome encodes:
- the PROB1 gene encoding proline-rich basic protein 1 — translation MGYSIKMFSCVARDCQISPEPNGLNEEHFNNYDCRHFSPEKDCAISLNSKGDRTSDTSGSSYRTALCSEEADSFKDCAEYLEESGDCIQQCTYCDSEYKQDSVTATPILSADQTSLAERSKVSRGAGSQLHGTLNSFGKALKDACSADSKGKGDTYAATSEGIQARFAVNGSEAFGGSLIIQDMRAQSSQADSNGAIKDQTCRDRLRPSDKESQQVQMSIKAKNSSDPVCSGRMGPVTRRLQPGDSGSKYLDHPTQLGSEKSKEMLSNGRKLKKNSLGSRAHGSVSNKPACPKYFRENSSALSDSDEADNEVEKLTALSFQSLSCPQGSYLDMYSSSNRTSSSLSNSLPEDSIGINRWPTCSEPRKTVVVNHTKGSWQFPSASKVPEKDLCTSVLGKEHFDCVDVTLDNTDGRRSLCKKRMVPKRQIQLRRKEKKEIGFCAAGDCAVLQPFTQPRKELCMKGRTISDEFRLNYKQFMRAASLNNPYSKTRMASSLVRNVLAKKMQYEQRIKMEQASVQGSSTSSVPSSISTDLQGDSLEGKSSSLSKSDCSFSTEDVQSHSTSERSESAAVNKEGTDALKPTKGVVLNEQLRENVCKLKKTFNELNERMKYQEATQLMRVPVLADDDLDMIESSNIRKQAVGERKEYRRARAVFESMQDDSKITGAVPKFARTPKPWPNLKQRAIRQNKHIQLKEEKIPLKSKSLMVPKETSRNIFTSRTKEMKLVPQMTNEQPNVLNAFKHRSSDRVSNPRRQPAVQCMKFSSLVFPTSGKLRCDETLHTDEVLQMENKGKTRKHKQRDVRKLVNDPYSLGFKSSDSSSAEQLSYSESKSENSQTGLPNDSTAVSPLFIRCTSVRRKDDTQAVNQLREKKQDEIRDIDLSTLSLHDQSISSTDNFNPTTQTHGNVSVCPPENKCSPVSEPAVHITTIQSRKCVVENKELQPQTENKPVPYERTELNIRPSSAALKKESQLNIQVNSSLSKQSHITETDYFPASSCSMLEERTTKEALSQTNHSLRANKAASSSETVAIPSPKCLQEIGQKDNVSPLHEPSKAQETEWPHQKHLFSENISVVPKDSKNSPGFLKEENMFSRLTYGSSRYPQAAKPPRTSTQNNQAQTPTNNHFVDSSSETAVLEDPKHLDDNIRILSECDISDSPLPAREYTEGIKLISNPPFTPSSYGKLPDPGCDCLNKPQATSEQYFSAAQADNTNYLTIPVKAHQSEPVTKHSVPPYLDNSSFTSNVSFQPSGEASGNKTSNEHFPPKPLERRASSDNLLHSNPSHGQIPPRLEGSPGFTRRNERISPSGKSAPSPTRHFAAPLQAHRKMLVDPESGKCYYVESPRQPQLKMLYDPETGQYIEVLIPPVPMTSHSGLYQSPFPSVGMNSGGYGPPYMSYSGFSGFPPPPPAMPPVQVDLQDQPPVQENTNEGFSHFSKNEVPPATQTADGNYMESLYYIPTGMNLSPNPNQTVFPPPASCGPSMPEKGSFHRM, via the coding sequence ATGGGCtacagcataaaaatgttctccTGTGTGGCAAGGGATTGCCAAATTTCTCCTGAGCCCAATGGACTGAATGAAGAACATTTCAATAACTACGACTGCAGGCATTTTTCTCCTGAGAAGGACTGTGCCATTTCTCTCAACTCCAAAGGAGACCGCACCTCCGACACCTCTGGTTCCTCTTACCGTACCGCCCTGTGCTCGGAGGAGGCAGACAGCTTTAAGGACTGTGCTGAGTACTTAGAAGAATCTGGAGATTGCATCCAGCAATGCACTTACTGTGACTCGGAATACAAGCAGGACAGCGTAACAGCCACACCAATTCTCTCTGCAGATCAGACGAGCCTCGCTGAGAGGAGCAAGGTTTCCAGGGGTGCAGGCAGCCAACTTCATGGAACTTTGAACAGTTTTGGTAAGGCCTTAAAAGACGCGTGCAGTGCAGACAGCAAAGGGAAAGGTGATACATATGCTGctacatctgaaggaattcaggCTCGTTTTGCTGTAAACGGGAGTGAGGCTTTTGGAGGCTCATTGATAATCCAAGACATGCGAGCACAGAGCTCACAGGCGGACAGCAATGGTGCTATAAAAGATCAAACCTGCAGAGACAGACTCCGTCCCAGTGACAAGGAAAGCCAGCAGGTTCAGATGTCAATCAAAGCTAAGAATAGCTCAGACCCAGTGTGCAGCGGCAGAATGGGTCCAGTCACAAGAAGgctgcagccaggagacagcGGATCTAAATACTTGGATCATCCTACACAACTTGGTTCTGAGAAATCCAAGGAAATGTTATCTAATGGTCGCAAGCTGAAGAAAAACAGCCTTGGCAGCCGAGCTCATGGTTCTGTAAGTAACAAGCCAGCATGCCCCAAATATTTTAGAGAAAATTCGAGTGCTCTGAGTGACTCTGATGAGGCTGATAATGAAGTAGAGAAGCTTACGGCCCTGTCTTTCCAGAGCCTCTCGTGTCCCCAAGGCAGCTACCTAGATATGTACAGTTCCAGTAACCGAACATCATCTAGTCTGTCCAATTCCTTGCCGGAAGACAGTATTGGAATAAACAGGTGGCCGACATGTAGTGAGCCAAGGAAAACAGTGGTGGTCAACCACACTAAAGGAAGCTGGCAGTTCCCATCAGCCAGCAAAGTCCCTGAAAAAGATCTGTGCACTAGTGTACTGGGGAAGGAACACTTTGATTGTGTCGATGTCACACTAGACAACACTGATGGCAGAAGGAGCCTCTGCAAAAAGAGAATGGTGCCCAAACGTCAGATTCAGTTGAGACggaaggagaagaaggagattgGCTTTTGTGCAGCTGGCGACTGTGCCGTCCTCCAACCATTCACGCAACCAAGGAAAGAGTTGTGCATGAAGGGTAGGACTATCAGTGATGAATTTAGACTCAATTACAAACAATTTATGAGGGCAGCCTCTCTGAATAATCCTTACAGCAAAACTCGGATGGCTTCAAGTTTGGTGAGAAATGTGTTGGCTAAAAAAATGCAATATGAACAAAGAATCAAAATGGAGCAAGCGTCTGTCCAAGGCAGCTCAACCTCTTCGGTTCCATCTTCCATAAGTACAGACCTCCAGGGGGACAGTTTAGAAGGCAAGTCAAGCTCTCTGTCCAAATCGGACTGCAGTTTTTCAACTGAAGATGTGCAAAGTCATTCCACCAGTGAGAGATCTGAGTCTGCAGCAGTGAATAAAGAGGGTACGGATGCCTTGAAACCAACAAAGGGGGTTGTGCTGAATGAGCAACTGAGGGAGAACGTCTGCAAACTGAAAAAGACGTTTAATGAACTGAATGAGAGAATGAAATATCAAGAAGCCACTCAGTTGATGAGAGTCCCTGTTTTGGCAGATGATGATTTAGATATGATAGAATCAAGCAACATCAGAAAGCAGGCAGTTGGAGAGAGAAAAGAATACAGGAGAGCCCGGGCTGTGTTTGAGTCCATGCAGGATGATTCTAAAATCACAGGTGCTGTCCCAAAATTTGCAAGAACACCAAAGCCATGGCCAAACCTGAAGCAAAGAGCCATTCGGCAGAATAAGCATATTCAgttaaaagaagaaaagatcCCCCTAAAATCTAAAAGCCTCATGGTGCCCAAAGAGACCTCCAGGAACATCTTCACATCTAGAACCAAAGAAATGAAACTCGTGCCCCAGATGACAAATGAACAACCTAATGTTCTAAACGCCTTTAAGCACAGGTCTTCAGACAGAGTTTCCAATCCCAGGAGGCAGCCTGCAGTTCAGTGCATGAAATTTTCATCATTAGTTTTTCCAACTTCTGGCAAATTACGCTGTGATGAAACCCTTCACACAGATGAGGTCCTTCAAATGGAAAATAAAGGAAAGACAAGAAAACATAAGCAAAGAGATGTCAGGAAATTAGTAAATGACCCCTATAGCCTCGGCTTTAAGTCATCAGACAGCTCCAGTGCAGAGCAGCTTTCCTACTCAGAAAGCAAAAGCGAGAACAGCCAAACTGGGTTGCCAAATGACTCCACAGCCGTCTCACCTCTCTTCATACGCTGCACCTCAGTACGGCGGAAGGATGATACACAAGCAGTAAACCAGTTACGGGAGAAGAAGCAAGATGAAATTAGGGATATAGATTTGTCAACCCTTTCTCTACATGATCAGAGCATCAGTAGCACGGATAATTTTAACCCCACAACGCAGACACATGGAAACGTGTCTGTGTGTCCTCCAGAAAACAAGTGCTCTCCAGTGAGTGAACCTGCTGTGCACATTACTACAATTCAGTCCAGGAAGTGTGTAGTTGAAAATAAAGAACTTCAGCCCCAAACTGAAAATAAACCAGTGCCCTATGAGCGGACTGAGTTAAACATCCGACCTTCTTCTGCAGCCCTAAAGAAAGAGTCCCAGCTCAATATTCAAGTCAACAGTTCTCTCTCCAAACAGTCACACATAACAGAAACTGATTATTTTCCAGCTTCAAGTTGTTCCATGCTGGAAGAAAGGACCACAAAAGAAGCTCTCTCACAGACTAACCACAGTTTAAGAGCAAACAAAGCTGCTTCTTCGTCAGAGACCGTTGCGATTCCATCTCCTAAATGCCTTCAGGAGATCGGGCAGAAAGATAATGTGAGCCCTCTTCATGAGCCTTCCAAAGCCCAGGAAACTGAATGGCCCCATCAGAAACATTTATTCAGTGAGAATATCTCAGTGGTGCCTAAAGACAGTAAAAATTCTCCGGGctttttgaaagaagaaaatatgTTCTCTAGATTAACCTACGGAAGCAGTAGGTACCCACAAGCCGCCAAGCCGCCAAGGACAAGCACCCAAAATAATCAGGCACAAACGCCAACAAACAATCATTTTGTTGACAGTTCGTCTGAAACAGCAGTACTGGAAGACCCCAAACACTTGGATGACAACATCAGGATACTTTCAGAATGTGACATTTCAGACAGTCCGTTACCAGCAAGAGAGTATACTGAAGGAATCAAACtaatatcaaaccctccttttaCACCATCATCTTATGGAAAGCTGCCTGACCCAGGGTGCGATTGTCTTAATAAGCCTCAGGCAACAAGCGAACAATATTTTTCAGCAGCACAAGCAGACAACACCAATTACTTAACAATTCCCGTGAAAGCCCATCAGTCTGAGCCAGTTACTAAGCACTCAGTGCCTCCGTATCTAGATAATTCCTCTTTCACATCCAATGTCTCTTTCCAGCCCAGTGGAGAAGCTTCAGGAAACAAAACaagtaatgaacatttcccaccaaaaccatTAGAAAGGAGGGCATCTTCTGACAATTTGCTCCACAGTAACCCAAGCCATGGGCAAATCCCCCCCAGACTTGAAGGATCTCCCGGTTTCACAAGAAGAAACGAAAGGATTTCACCATCTGGTAAGAGCGCCCCAAGCCCAACTCGACACTTTGCTGCTCCTCTGCAGGCACATAGAAAAATGTTAGTCGATCCAGAGAGTGGAAAGTGCTACTATGTGGAATCACCAAGGCAGCCTCAGCTGAAGATGCTTTATGATCCAGAGACGGGGCAGTACATCGAAGTGCTAATACCACCAGTACCAATGACTTCACACAGTGGACTTTACCAGTCTCCTTTCCCTTCAGTGGGTATGAACTCAGGAGGTTATGGACCACCTTACATGTCATACTCAGGATTTTCaggtttccctcctccccctcctgctatGCCACCTGTCCAGGTGGATCTTCAAGACCAACCACCTGTTCAAGAAAACACCAATGAAGGATTTAGCCATTTTTCAAAGAACGAAGTACCGCCAGCTACCCAAACTGCTGATGGCAACTACATGGAAAGTTTATATTATATTCCCACCGGGATGAATTTGAGTCCAAACCCTAATCAAACAGTGTTCCCCCCACCTGCAAGTTGTGGTCCTTCTATGCCAGAGAAGGGATCCTTCCATAGAATGTGA